Proteins encoded in a region of the Moritella marina ATCC 15381 genome:
- the carB gene encoding carbamoyl-phosphate synthase large subunit: MPKRNDIKSILILGAGPIVIGQACEFDYSGAQACKALREEGYRVILVNSNPATIMTDPEMADATYIEPIHWEVVRNIIEKERPDAVLPTMGGQTALNCALELESNGVLAEFGVELIGATADAIDKAEDRSRFDKAMKAIGLETPRAGIAHTIEEAKGVLAEVGFPCIIRPSFTMGGTGGGIAYNMEEFIDICTLGLDLSPTTELLIDESLIGWKEYETEVVRDKNDNCIIVCTIENFDPMGIHTGDSITVAPAQTLTDKEYQIMRNASMAVLREIGVETGGSNVQFGINPEDGRMVIIEMNPRVSRSSALASKATGFPIAKIAAKLAVGYTLDELSNDITGGATPASFEPTLDYVVTKLPRFNFEKFAGSNDRLTTQMKSVGEVMAIGRNFQESLQKALRGLEIGKNGFDPEVNLSDDTAASKIRHELTEAGAERIFYIADAFRSGMSRDEIYAITRVDHWFLVQIEDIINAEANVSKVGLSGLDETLLRQLKRKGFSDLRLSKVAGVSENEVRKLRHRLNILPVYKRVDTCAAEFSSDTAYMYSSYDEECEAAPTDKDKIMIIGGGPNRIGQGIEFDYCCVHAALAMREDGYETIMVNCNPETVSTDYDTSDRLYFEPITLEDVLEIVRVEKPKGVIVQYGGQTPLKLARDLEAAGVPIIGTSPDAIDRSEDRERFQQAVDRLGLLQPENDTVTTTEQAVISAEAIGYPLVVRPSYVLGGRAMEIVYDEIDLRRYFKEAVSVSNESPVLLDRFLDNAIELDVDAICDGKDVVIGGIMEHIEQAGVHSGDSGCSLPPYSLSPEILDVMRGQVRALALELGVIGLMNTQFAVKDNEVYLIEVNPRAARTVPFVSKATGVQLAKVAARVMAGQTLAELGFTEEVIPPYYSVKEVVLPFAKFPGSDPLLGPEMRSTGEVMGVGDTFAEAYAKAQLGASAEVAKTGRALISVRNGDKARAADLAKQLIALGFEIDATHGTAVALGEEGVNLRLVNKVHEGRPHILDRIKNGEYSYIINTTEGRVAIEDSRQLRAAALRYKVNYTTTMNAAFATCQAHSADDRGTVRSVQELHVRIK, from the coding sequence ATGCCAAAACGTAATGATATAAAAAGTATTCTAATCTTGGGCGCAGGTCCAATCGTAATCGGTCAAGCATGTGAGTTTGACTATTCCGGTGCCCAAGCTTGTAAAGCACTTCGTGAAGAAGGCTACCGAGTTATTCTAGTTAACTCAAACCCAGCTACAATTATGACTGACCCAGAAATGGCGGACGCGACTTACATCGAGCCGATCCATTGGGAAGTTGTACGTAACATCATTGAAAAAGAACGTCCAGATGCGGTATTACCGACTATGGGTGGTCAAACAGCATTAAACTGTGCACTTGAACTAGAAAGCAACGGTGTATTAGCTGAATTTGGTGTTGAGCTAATTGGTGCAACTGCTGATGCAATCGATAAAGCGGAAGACCGTAGCCGTTTCGATAAAGCAATGAAAGCAATTGGTCTTGAAACACCGCGCGCTGGTATTGCTCACACAATCGAAGAAGCTAAAGGCGTTCTAGCTGAAGTTGGTTTCCCATGTATTATTCGTCCATCATTCACTATGGGTGGTACGGGTGGCGGTATCGCTTATAACATGGAAGAGTTCATCGACATTTGTACGTTAGGTTTAGACCTTTCTCCAACAACAGAATTATTGATCGATGAATCATTAATCGGTTGGAAAGAATACGAAACTGAAGTTGTACGTGATAAAAACGACAACTGCATCATCGTATGTACAATTGAAAACTTCGACCCAATGGGCATCCACACGGGTGACTCAATCACGGTTGCACCAGCACAAACACTTACCGATAAAGAATACCAAATCATGCGTAATGCATCGATGGCTGTTCTACGTGAAATTGGTGTAGAAACAGGTGGTTCAAACGTACAGTTTGGTATTAACCCTGAAGATGGCCGTATGGTTATCATCGAGATGAACCCACGTGTATCTCGTTCATCTGCACTTGCATCAAAAGCAACAGGTTTCCCAATTGCTAAAATTGCAGCAAAACTTGCTGTAGGTTACACGCTAGATGAATTATCAAATGACATTACTGGTGGCGCAACACCTGCATCATTTGAACCAACGCTAGATTACGTTGTAACTAAACTTCCACGTTTCAACTTCGAAAAATTTGCTGGTTCAAATGATCGTCTAACGACACAGATGAAATCAGTAGGTGAAGTAATGGCGATTGGCCGTAACTTCCAAGAGTCACTGCAAAAAGCATTACGTGGCCTAGAAATCGGTAAAAACGGTTTTGATCCAGAAGTTAACTTAAGCGATGATACTGCAGCATCTAAAATCCGTCATGAATTAACAGAAGCTGGCGCAGAGCGTATTTTCTACATTGCTGATGCATTCCGTAGTGGTATGTCTCGCGATGAAATCTATGCGATCACACGCGTTGACCACTGGTTCCTAGTTCAAATCGAAGACATCATCAACGCTGAAGCAAACGTAAGTAAAGTAGGTCTATCAGGTCTAGACGAAACATTACTACGCCAACTTAAGCGTAAAGGTTTCTCTGATTTACGTCTGTCTAAAGTGGCTGGTGTAAGTGAAAATGAAGTACGTAAATTACGTCATCGTTTAAATATCTTACCGGTTTATAAGCGCGTTGATACCTGTGCGGCTGAGTTCTCAAGCGACACGGCTTACATGTACTCTTCATATGATGAAGAATGTGAAGCAGCACCAACAGACAAAGATAAGATCATGATCATCGGTGGCGGTCCTAACCGTATTGGTCAAGGTATCGAATTCGATTATTGCTGTGTACACGCTGCATTAGCAATGCGTGAAGATGGTTACGAAACTATCATGGTTAACTGTAACCCTGAAACTGTTTCAACAGATTACGACACATCAGACCGTCTATACTTCGAACCTATTACATTAGAAGATGTATTAGAAATCGTTCGTGTAGAAAAACCTAAAGGCGTTATTGTGCAGTACGGTGGTCAAACGCCACTTAAACTGGCGCGTGATTTAGAAGCGGCTGGCGTGCCAATCATCGGTACATCACCTGATGCAATTGACCGTTCTGAAGATCGTGAACGTTTCCAACAAGCTGTTGACCGTCTCGGTTTACTACAGCCTGAAAATGACACAGTAACAACGACTGAACAAGCAGTTATTTCTGCTGAAGCAATCGGTTACCCACTTGTTGTACGTCCTTCGTATGTACTAGGTGGCCGTGCAATGGAGATCGTATATGACGAAATCGATTTACGTCGTTACTTTAAAGAAGCGGTAAGTGTTTCTAACGAATCACCAGTACTACTTGACCGTTTCCTAGATAACGCAATCGAGCTTGACGTTGATGCAATCTGTGACGGTAAAGACGTTGTTATCGGTGGCATCATGGAGCACATCGAACAAGCAGGTGTTCACTCAGGTGACTCAGGTTGTTCATTACCTCCTTATTCATTAAGCCCTGAAATTCTAGACGTTATGCGTGGCCAAGTACGTGCGTTAGCATTAGAGCTAGGTGTTATTGGTCTAATGAATACTCAGTTCGCTGTTAAAGATAATGAAGTTTATCTTATTGAAGTAAACCCGCGTGCTGCACGTACTGTTCCTTTTGTTTCAAAAGCAACTGGTGTGCAACTTGCGAAAGTTGCTGCACGTGTAATGGCTGGCCAAACTCTAGCTGAACTTGGTTTCACTGAAGAAGTTATTCCACCATACTATTCTGTTAAAGAAGTCGTATTACCATTCGCTAAGTTCCCAGGTTCAGATCCGTTACTAGGCCCTGAAATGCGTTCTACTGGTGAAGTAATGGGTGTGGGTGATACCTTTGCTGAAGCTTACGCGAAAGCACAGCTTGGTGCTTCTGCTGAAGTTGCTAAGACTGGTCGTGCACTTATCTCTGTTCGTAACGGTGATAAAGCCCGCGCAGCTGACCTAGCTAAGCAATTAATTGCACTTGGTTTTGAAATTGATGCGACTCACGGTACTGCTGTTGCACTGGGTGAAGAAGGTGTTAATCTTCGCTTAGTAAACAAGGTACATGAAGGTCGTCCACATATTCTTGACCGTATCAAAAATGGCGAATACAGCTACATCATTAATACGACTGAAGGTCGTGTTGCGATTGAAGATTCTCGTCAATTACGTGCAGCGGCTTTACGTTATAAAGTGAACTACACAACAACAATGAATGCTGCATTTGCAACGTGCCAAGCGCACTCTGCTGATGACCGTGGTACAGTTCGCTCAGTACAAGAGCTACATGTTCGCATTAAATAA
- the carA gene encoding glutamine-hydrolyzing carbamoyl-phosphate synthase small subunit — translation MSNIALLVLEDGTVFRGVSIGAEGHSVGEVVFNTSMTGYQEILTDPSYSRQIVTLTYPHIGNTGTNDEDAESSDVHACGLIIRDLPLITSNFRNQQSLTDYLKERNVVGIADIDTRKLTRILREKGAQAGCIIAGDNLDEAKALELAKAFPGLKGMDLAKEVTVKESYEWNQGSWTLTGGLPTDATDSRFHVVAYDYGVKRNILRMLVDRGCRLTVVPAQTTAKEVLALNPDGIFLSNGPGDPQPCDYAIAAIKEILETDIPVFGICLGHQLLALASGAKTLKMKFGHHGANHPVKDMERDVVMITAQNHGFAVDQTTLPENLVMTHKSLFDDSLQGIHRTDKAAFSFQGHPEASPGPHDAAPLFDHFIELMEKHNA, via the coding sequence TTGAGTAATATCGCCTTGTTGGTGTTGGAAGACGGAACAGTATTCCGTGGTGTGTCTATCGGTGCAGAAGGTCATTCGGTAGGTGAGGTTGTTTTTAATACTTCAATGACTGGTTATCAAGAAATTCTAACCGATCCTTCCTATTCTCGCCAAATCGTTACTCTTACTTACCCACATATCGGAAACACCGGTACCAATGATGAAGATGCAGAGTCTTCAGATGTTCATGCTTGTGGACTAATCATTCGAGACCTTCCGTTAATCACTTCTAATTTCCGTAATCAACAATCACTGACTGACTATTTAAAAGAACGTAATGTTGTTGGTATCGCTGATATTGATACACGTAAGCTAACACGTATCTTACGTGAAAAAGGCGCGCAAGCGGGTTGCATCATCGCTGGTGACAACTTAGATGAAGCAAAAGCATTAGAGCTTGCTAAAGCATTTCCTGGCCTGAAAGGCATGGATTTAGCGAAAGAAGTGACTGTAAAAGAGTCATACGAATGGAACCAAGGTAGCTGGACGTTAACAGGTGGTTTACCTACAGACGCAACAGACTCACGTTTCCACGTTGTTGCTTATGATTATGGTGTTAAGCGTAATATCTTACGTATGTTAGTTGACCGTGGTTGCCGTCTAACGGTTGTACCTGCGCAAACAACTGCAAAAGAAGTATTAGCGTTAAATCCAGATGGTATTTTCTTATCAAACGGCCCTGGTGATCCACAGCCGTGTGATTATGCAATCGCTGCCATCAAAGAAATTCTAGAAACAGACATTCCTGTATTTGGTATTTGTCTAGGCCACCAATTACTTGCATTAGCAAGTGGTGCTAAAACATTAAAAATGAAGTTCGGTCATCACGGTGCTAACCACCCTGTAAAAGACATGGAACGTGACGTAGTAATGATTACGGCGCAGAACCATGGTTTCGCAGTTGATCAAACAACATTACCGGAAAATCTAGTAATGACACATAAGTCATTATTTGATGACTCTTTACAAGGTATTCATCGTACTGACAAAGCGGCATTTAGCTTCCAGGGTCACCCTGAAGCAAGCCCTGGTCCACACGATGCAGCTCCTCTTTTCGATCACTTTATCGAATTGATGGAAAAACATAACGCCTAA
- the dapB gene encoding 4-hydroxy-tetrahydrodipicolinate reductase: MGQAVRIAVMGCNGRMGRTILEAIQDSDGAAVVGAAIERPECNFLGADVGELAGLGSLGVNVVSSLAEVVNDFDVIVDFTAIEATLKHIEFAVANDKKIVIGTTGFSDEQKQLIHAAGESTGVVFAPNMSVGVNVMFKLLEMAAKVMGEYTDIEIIEGHHRHKVDSPSGTALGMGEVIADTLDRDLKKVAVYGREGFTGERERETIGFSTIRAGDLVGEHTAMFADIGERIEITHKASSRMTFAKGAIRASAWVFAEEKGLYTMQDVLGL; this comes from the coding sequence ATGGGACAAGCAGTAAGAATCGCGGTAATGGGTTGTAATGGTCGCATGGGGCGTACAATTTTAGAAGCTATTCAAGACAGTGATGGCGCAGCCGTTGTTGGTGCCGCAATCGAACGCCCTGAGTGTAATTTCCTTGGTGCTGACGTTGGCGAACTCGCAGGTTTAGGTTCTCTGGGTGTTAATGTAGTAAGCAGTCTTGCAGAAGTGGTTAATGATTTTGACGTGATCGTTGACTTTACGGCGATTGAAGCAACCCTAAAACATATTGAATTTGCAGTCGCGAACGATAAGAAAATCGTTATCGGTACTACCGGATTTAGTGATGAACAAAAACAGCTTATCCACGCCGCTGGTGAATCGACAGGCGTAGTATTTGCACCAAACATGAGTGTTGGTGTTAACGTGATGTTTAAGTTGTTAGAAATGGCTGCTAAGGTGATGGGGGAATATACTGATATTGAAATCATTGAAGGTCATCACCGTCATAAAGTTGATTCGCCTTCTGGTACCGCTTTAGGTATGGGTGAAGTGATCGCGGATACACTCGACCGTGACTTGAAAAAAGTAGCTGTTTACGGTCGTGAAGGTTTTACCGGTGAACGTGAACGCGAAACCATTGGTTTTTCTACCATTCGTGCTGGTGATTTAGTGGGTGAGCATACGGCTATGTTTGCGGATATTGGTGAGCGTATCGAGATCACGCATAAAGCCTCAAGTCGTATGACATTTGCTAAAGGTGCAATACGTGCATCGGCTTGGGTATTTGCCGAAGAAAAAGGCTTATACACTATGCAAGATGTACTTGGTCTGTAA
- a CDS encoding FKBP-type peptidyl-prolyl cis-trans isomerase: MSEFATSEQKGSYGIGLQMGQQLAANPFEGLDISAVQAGLADAFAGEESKVSNEELNQAFQLIHEKLEADKAEKSKIFAAEGEKFLTANAEREEVTVTESGLQFEVIARGDIEQKPTAESTVRVHYHGMLTDGTVFDSSVERGQPAEFPVGGVIAGWTEALQLMNVGDKFKLSIPHNLAYGEQGAGAAIGPFQALVFEVELLDII; this comes from the coding sequence ATGTCTGAATTTGCAACAAGTGAACAAAAAGGTAGTTACGGTATTGGTCTTCAAATGGGTCAACAGCTTGCTGCTAACCCTTTCGAAGGTCTAGACATTTCAGCTGTTCAAGCTGGTCTTGCAGATGCGTTCGCTGGTGAAGAAAGCAAAGTTAGCAACGAAGAGCTAAACCAAGCTTTTCAACTAATCCATGAAAAATTAGAAGCTGATAAAGCTGAAAAATCAAAAATCTTCGCTGCTGAAGGTGAAAAATTCCTAACTGCCAACGCAGAGCGTGAAGAAGTTACTGTAACTGAATCTGGTCTACAGTTCGAAGTTATTGCACGTGGCGACATCGAGCAAAAACCAACTGCAGAATCTACAGTACGTGTTCATTACCATGGCATGCTAACTGACGGCACTGTATTTGATAGCTCTGTTGAACGTGGTCAACCTGCTGAATTCCCTGTTGGCGGCGTTATCGCTGGTTGGACTGAAGCACTACAACTAATGAATGTTGGTGATAAATTTAAACTATCTATCCCACATAACCTTGCTTATGGCGAACAGGGCGCAGGCGCTGCAATCGGTCCATTCCAAGCTCTAGTATTTGAAGTAGAACTATTAGACATCATCTAA
- a CDS encoding ROK family protein, whose translation MYYGFDIGGTKIEFSVYNTALECVFNGRIPAPTEDYEELLDALDSFIFKADEQFDCKGMVGIGYPGVMDPETNTLVCSNLPSLHGQNLQTDLQKRISRDVKVQNDANCFALSECFKGAAEDAEIAIAVTLGTGLGGAICINKTILSGHNFGAGEFGHMAIPGTMLQRYPELPLTHCGCGGHSCLETYCSGTGLAALYKHYKVHIDGSCTEEQALKGPDIIAAYEAKEPVAIKTVTVFLDILAAALGSLIMVLDPHVVVFGGGLARFEALYSQLPEKIKAYVFDNMKLPQLKQAAFGGEGGVRGAALLNYK comes from the coding sequence ATGTATTACGGTTTTGATATTGGCGGTACTAAGATAGAATTTTCGGTATATAACACGGCACTTGAGTGTGTTTTTAATGGGCGCATCCCTGCACCGACAGAAGATTATGAAGAGTTATTAGATGCACTCGATAGCTTTATTTTTAAAGCCGATGAGCAGTTTGACTGTAAAGGCATGGTCGGTATTGGCTACCCAGGTGTAATGGACCCAGAGACGAACACGTTAGTTTGTTCAAATTTACCTAGCTTGCATGGTCAGAATTTACAAACTGATTTACAGAAACGCATTAGTCGTGATGTCAAAGTGCAGAACGATGCCAACTGTTTTGCACTTTCTGAGTGTTTTAAAGGTGCGGCTGAAGATGCCGAGATCGCCATCGCAGTAACCTTAGGCACTGGCTTGGGCGGTGCTATCTGCATTAATAAGACCATTTTGTCAGGACATAATTTTGGCGCTGGCGAATTTGGTCATATGGCTATTCCCGGCACTATGTTGCAGCGTTATCCAGAACTGCCATTGACCCATTGTGGTTGTGGTGGTCATTCTTGTTTAGAAACGTATTGTTCTGGTACCGGTCTGGCAGCGTTATATAAACATTACAAAGTTCACATTGATGGGTCATGTACTGAAGAGCAGGCGCTCAAAGGCCCTGATATTATTGCTGCATACGAAGCGAAAGAACCTGTCGCAATAAAAACAGTGACGGTGTTTTTAGACATTTTAGCGGCAGCACTCGGCAGTCTTATCATGGTTCTTGATCCACATGTCGTGGTGTTTGGTGGTGGTTTGGCACGTTTTGAAGCCTTGTATTCACAGTTGCCTGAAAAGATAAAAGCGTATGTATTTGATAACATGAAATTACCGCAATTGAAACAAGCTGCATTTGGTGGTGAAGGCGGTGTACGTGGTGCGGCATTGTTGAATTATAAATAG
- the dnaJ gene encoding molecular chaperone DnaJ produces MSKRDYYEVLGVSRDASEKEVKKAYKRLAMKFHPDRTKGDKAMEEQFKEVKEAYEVLNDSQKKGAYDQYGHAGVNQQGGHGGQGDFGDIFGDVFGDMFGGGGRGRQQRAQRGSDLRYNMELTLEEAVRGVSKTIRIPSQCHCEVCNGSGAKSGSKAATCSTCHGQGQVQMRQGFFAVNQACPTCHGKGKIIKDPCRKCHGEGRYERSKDLKVTIPAGVDTGDRIRLTGEGEAGDAGPGDLYVQVSVREHAIFERDGSNLYCEVPISFTYAAIGGEIEVPTLDGRVKLKVPAETQTGRMFRLRGKGVKSVRGGAIGDLLCKVTLETPIKLNAEQKDLLQQFETSLNSASAKKHKPKSEGFFDGVKSFFDDLTK; encoded by the coding sequence ATGTCAAAACGCGATTACTATGAAGTGCTAGGTGTCTCTCGCGACGCTAGCGAAAAAGAAGTTAAAAAGGCCTACAAACGCCTCGCGATGAAATTTCACCCAGATAGAACCAAGGGTGATAAAGCGATGGAAGAGCAATTCAAAGAAGTTAAAGAAGCTTATGAAGTGCTTAATGATTCACAGAAAAAGGGCGCTTATGACCAATACGGTCACGCTGGCGTAAATCAACAAGGTGGACACGGCGGTCAAGGTGACTTCGGCGATATCTTTGGTGACGTTTTCGGTGATATGTTTGGTGGCGGTGGTCGCGGTCGTCAACAGCGCGCTCAGCGTGGTAGTGATTTACGCTACAACATGGAACTGACACTTGAAGAAGCGGTTCGTGGCGTAAGCAAAACGATCCGTATTCCTAGCCAATGCCATTGTGAAGTGTGTAATGGTTCAGGTGCTAAATCTGGTAGTAAAGCAGCAACTTGTAGCACGTGTCATGGTCAAGGCCAAGTGCAAATGCGTCAAGGTTTCTTTGCGGTAAACCAAGCGTGCCCAACGTGTCACGGTAAGGGTAAGATCATTAAAGATCCTTGCCGTAAGTGTCATGGTGAAGGCCGTTACGAACGCAGTAAAGATTTGAAAGTAACAATACCAGCTGGTGTTGATACGGGCGACCGCATCCGTTTAACGGGCGAAGGTGAAGCCGGCGATGCAGGTCCGGGTGATTTGTATGTGCAAGTAAGTGTGCGCGAGCATGCTATCTTTGAACGTGATGGCAGCAACCTTTATTGTGAAGTGCCAATTAGCTTCACTTATGCAGCCATTGGCGGTGAAATCGAAGTGCCGACTTTAGATGGTCGCGTTAAATTGAAAGTACCAGCTGAAACACAAACAGGACGTATGTTCCGTCTACGTGGTAAAGGCGTTAAATCTGTACGTGGTGGCGCTATTGGTGATCTACTGTGTAAAGTGACGCTGGAAACGCCTATTAAGCTTAATGCTGAGCAAAAAGACTTGTTACAGCAATTCGAAACATCGTTAAACAGTGCGTCAGCAAAGAAACATAAGCCTAAATCAGAAGGTTTCTTTGACGGTGTTAAAAGTTTTTTTGATGACTTAACTAAATAG